A window of Cellulosimicrobium protaetiae genomic DNA:
CGAACGCGGGCGTGTTCACCCGGTTCCCGAACCCGAACCAGCCCGGCGACGCCGAGTGCGCCGAGGGTCAGTCCCCGGCGTGGGTCGCGATCTCGTGCGGTCACGAGATCCAGATCTACGACGGCCCGACGGGCGAGCCGCAGAAGACCGGCTCGGTCTACAACTTCGACCCGCTCGGCCTGAACACCGGCGGCGAGAAGCCGAAGGGCGAGTGGAACGAGTACGAGATCCGGGTGGTCGGCCAGCAGTACACGATCATCCGCAACGGCGTCGTCATCAACGAGTGGGAGAACACCCCGGGACAGCAGTCGTCCCGGGCCGGTGACCCGCCGACGGACCTGCGCCAGTTCGACAGCGGGTTCATCGGGCTGCAGAACCACGGGAACTCGGACCTCATCGAGTTCCGCGACATCCGGGTGGCGGACCTGTAGCACCCGGGCGGGGACGGCCCAGCCGGCCGTCCCCGCCGACCCGGGGCCGTCGTCGTGCCGCACGACGGCGGCCCCCGGGGCGGGCCGCACGGCCCGCCCCGACCAGCGCCCGACCAGCCCGACAGAACTCTCAGACACCCCCGGAGGAGTGCACCCTCATGGAACGACGTACCAGTCCCGGCGGCTCCCGCCGCCGCGGCGCGCGGCGGTTCCTCGCCGCCACGGTCGCCGGACTCACCGCGACGACGGTCCTCACCGTCGCCCCGGCCTCGGCGACCCCCACCGCACCGGCGTCGGCGTCGTCCGCCGTCGTGTCCGCAGCCGACGCCACCGTCGCCGCCGAGCAGGTCCTCACCTGGACCGCGGACAACAGCGTGTCCGACTACAAGGCCTTCCCCGCCACGGCCGAGGCAGGGCCCGCGACGATCGTCTTCGAGAACAGCCTGGCGACCGGCAGCACGTTCGGCATGAGCCACACGCTCACGTTCGACACGTCGACGCCGGGCTACAACCACGACGTGAACCTCAACATCCTTGCGAGCCCGTTCGACGCCAACGGCGGTCTCCACGAGGCGCAGGTGACCCTCACGCCCGGGACGTACCGCTACTTCTGCGCCATCCCCGGGCACGGCGAGATGTGGGGCGAGCTCGTCGTCACCGACGGCGGCGGGGGCGAGGACACCACGGCACCGTCCGTGACCGCCCAGGTCACCGGCGAGCAGGACGGCGACGGCGCGTACGTCGGCGGTGCCACGGTGACGCTGGACGCGACCGACGACGACTCCGGCGTGGCCGGCGTCGAGTACGACCTGGACGGCGCGGGCTGGCAGGCGTACACCGAGCCGTTCGTCGTCGACGCGGTCGGCGCGCACACCCTGCAGTTCCGCGCGACCGACGCCGCGGGCAACACCTCCGAGGCCCAGACCGCGCAGTTCACCGTCGTCGAGGGCGACGTCGAGGAGGACACCACCGCCCCGACCGTCGAGCCCATGGTCATGGGCCAGCAGGACGAGGACGGCGCGTACGTCGGCACCGCCGCGTTCATGCTCCACGCCTCGGACGAGGGGTCGGGCGTCGCGTCCGTCGTGTACGCGGTCGACGGCGGCGCGTGGCTGCCGTACACCACGACCGTGCCGTTCACCGAGCTCGGCGAGCACACGGTGACGTTCCGGGCGACCGACGTCGCGGGCAACGTGTCCGAGGTCGGCTCCGTGACGTTCACCGTCGTCGCCGACGGCGAGGAGGACACGACCGCCCCGACCGTGACCGCCGAGGTCACGGGCACGCAGGACGACAACGGTGCGTTCGTCGGGTCGGCCACGGCGACGCTCACCGCGACGGACGACGGGTCCGGCGTCGAGAGCGTCGAGTACGACCTCGACGGCGCCGGCTGGGCCCCGTACACCGAGCCCGTCGTCGTCGACGAGCCCGGCGAGCACACGCTCGTCTACCGGGCCACCGACGTCGCGGGCAACGTGTCCGAGGACACCGTCACGGAGTTCGTCGTCGTCGCCGACGCCGGCGAGGACACGACGGCACCGACCGTCGCCCACGAGGTGAGCGGCACGCAGGACGAGTCCGGCGCCTACGTGGGATCGGCGTCCGTGCTGCTCACCGCGACCGACGAGGCGTCGGGCGTCGCGTCCGTCGAGTACGACCTCGACGGCGCGGGCTGGACCCCGTACACCGAGGCCGTCGTGGTCGACGAGCCGGGCCAGCACACCCTCGCGTACCGCGCGACCGACGAGGCGGGGAACGTCTCCGAGGCCGCGAGCGTCACGTTCTCCGTCGTCGAGGGCGACGGGAGCGACACCGTCGCCCCCACGGTCGACCACCGCGTGATGGGCGGCGAGAAGAACGAGGCGGGCGAGTACCTCTCGACCGTCTTCGTGCGCCTGCTCGCGAAGGACGCCGACTCGGGCGTCGCCTCGGTCGAGTACCAGGTGGACGGCGGCGAGTGGACCCCGTACGCGAAGCAGATCTCGGTGCGGACCCCCGGTGCGCACACCGTGACCTACCGCGCGACCGACGTCGCGGGCAACGTCTCCGCGCCGCAGACGGTCTCCTTCGTCATCGCGGGCGGCGAGGAGCCGGGCGACACCGACGGCCCCGTCGTCACGGCGGGCGTCGGCGGCAGCCGCACCCGCGACGGCGACTTCGTCGCGAGCGCGCGCGTCACGCTCACGGCGGTCGACGAGGAGTCGGGCGTCGACCGCATCGAGTTCCAGGCCAACGACGGCGCGTGGCAGCGCTACGCGGCCCCGGTCGCGTTCGCGGCCGACGGCCAGCACGTCGTCCGCTACCGCGCGGTCGACGGCGTCGGCAACGTGACGACGGGCGAGGTGACCTTCACGGTCCTGCAGCTCGTCCGCGACCGCTGCGTCGGGTCGGACATCCGCCCGACGGTGATCATCGGCGGCCACGACAGCACGGTGCAGAACTACGACGACGGCACCGGCTGCACGGTCAACGACCACGTCGCCGAGACCGACGAGTACTCGACGCACCGCGAGTTCGTGGACCACGTGAGCCTCGTGACCGAGGACCTCGTGTGGGACGGTGTGCTCGACGACGCCGAGCGTGAGCTCGTCATCGCCGCTGCCGAGCTGTCCGACATCGGCCGCAGCTGACCGACACCTGACGGTCCGACCGAACCAGTCCGATCGACGACGGCCCGGCCCCGCACCCAGGTGCGGGCCCGGGCCGTCGTCGTGCGCGGACCACCCGCCCCGCGCCTCCCCCCCGCGCCGAACACGACATGAGGGTCGTTCTGGGCGGTATGACGACGCTCATGTCGTGCTCGAGGGCGGGTGAGGTCGTGCTCGGCCGGCTACTCGCCGAGAGACACCAGCACGACGGTCGCGTCGTCCACGTCGAGGTACGCCGTCGCGACGAAGCCCGACTCGGCGAACCGCGCGTCGAGCGCGTCACCGGCCAGGAGCGGGCCGTCGGGGAGGTCGCCCCTCAGGTCGTCGACGACGGCGGGAACCTCGGTCGTCTCCTGCGGCGCCGTCTCGTCCGCGAGGGTCTGGGCGACCGCCGGGTCGAGCCGCACGACGGCGTCGATCCAGTACGTCGTCGGGCCCGGCACGCCCTCGTCCCCGACGGTGCCGGACAACCACGTCGCCGCCACCGGGGCACCGAGCGCGGAGAACCGCTTCGTGAGCGGCTCCAGGTCCGTGCGGACCTCGCCGGTCCCGTTCTTCGCGGGCTCGTCGGCCATCGTCGTCTCCCTCGTGCCGTCGGTGGTGCGGTCTCCCGGTCCGGTCCCCGGCGAGCAGGCCGTGAGCGCGAGGACCGCGGCGAGCACCGCCGTCGGGCCGGCGAGGCGCGGGGTGCGTGCGGTCGCGGTGCGTGCGGTGCTCATCGGTCCTCCGTGACGGGCTCGACCACGGCCGACCCCGCGTCGCCGACCGTCCACGTGACGGTGAGCTGGACGCTGCCGCTGCTGTCGAACGGCTGGGCCCAGCCGAGCTCGGTGAAACGTCCGTTGACGTCGTCCGGCGTGCCCGACGCGATGTCGGACTGGCCGGCGTTGAAGTTGTAGCGGTCCTCCGCGTGCACGGTGATGACCATCGTGGCCTGGTCGCCCACCACCGTCACGTCCGAGCTGGACCACTGCTGGTAGCCGCCGATCGTCTTCTGCCAGTTCTCCGTCTGGGCGTAGTTCGGAGCCTGCGACGCGTCGCCCGTCATGGAGAAGTCGGTGTTCCCCCGGGCGATGAGCTCCTCGGCCCCCGCCTGGGCGCTCGCGATCTCCGCGTCGACGTTGGCCGCCACGCCGGAGTCGTTCGCGTACGCGGCCGCGTAGTCGAACTCGTAGTCCTCGCCGGAGTTCCCCAGGTAGTGCCGGTAGATCGACCCCGCGTCCTGCAGCCCCGGGTGGAGGCGGGTCGCCTCGGCCTTGGCGTTCCACTCGACCCACGAGGTGCGGTCGTCCCACGTCGGGTCGTCGTCGGAGTCGTACTCGAAGTCCTCGTCCCACTCGATCTCGGGGCGCGTGGGTGGCCCGAGGACGTACTGCTCGCCGCCCGGCTCTCCCGGTGCGTCGCCGGGACCGGTGGTGCCCGGGCCACCGGGGTTCGCCGGCGCGGTCGGCGTGAAGGTGACGGGCACCGCCATCGCGAGCGGACCACCGCCGCCACCACCACCGCCGCCACCGCCGGACGTCCCGCCGGGGCCCGCGCCGTCGGTGTCGCCGGAGCTTGCGGAGTCCTGCTGGTCGGCGTCCCGGCGCAGCGCACCGGCCGCGTCCGTGAGCGTCGCCGCGCACGACCGCAGCGCCCCGACGCACATCCCGTCCCAGGCGCCCCGGAAGCCGTCGCCGTCCCGCCCGGTCCACCCGGTCGACGCGACCACGGACGACAGGTTCGCGGTCAACGACGTCAGCGACTGCGCCGCGCCCTCGACGTCCTGCGCCAACCGGCGCAGCCCTGCGACGTCCGCACCCCACATGCCTGCGGTCATGGATCCCCCTCCGTCCGCCGAGCAGCGTAGCCCGGGCCCCTTTGCCCCGACCATGGGGACCGCTCCCCGGCCTGGGTCAGCCGGCCGGCTCGCCGTAGACCGGGCGCACGAACGCGAGGACGATGCCCACGCCGCCGCGCTGCGCGAGACGCGCACGGTCCTCGGGGTGGTCGATCAGGTGCCGCAGCACGCGGGCGACCGCCTCCGCGTCCGTGACGGCGACCGTGTCCGGGTCCGGCCCGTGCGCGGGACGGCCCTGGAGGAGGTCCTCGCCGTCGGCGTGCCGGGCCCGCGCGCCGTCGTGCAGCTCGACCCGCAGGGTCGGGCGCCGCTCGCCCGTCACGACCCGCACGGCCGCGACGTCGTCCCACCGCACGACGACCCGGACCACCTCCGCACCGCCCACGGGCAGCTCGACCTCGTGCGGCCGCAGCACGACCGCCGCCTTCGACGGCCCGCGCACGTAGGCCACCAGCCCGCCGCCGAAGGCGACGGCGACGATGCCGATCAGGGCCGCCGCGAACCCCTCGTCGTTCCGCAGGAGCCACACGGCGAACCACACCGCGCCACCGCACAGCGCGATCAGGATCAGCAGCACCGCGAGGTAGTCGACGGCCGGCGTCAGGCGCTCGCGCCCGCGCACCCCGCCGCGCACCGCCGTCCACACCATGCTCGGCCGGTACGGCTGCCGGGGTCGGCGGTCGCTGCTCACGGTGGACAGTCTGCCGGACCGACGGTCGGAAGCACGTGGCAGGGTGGCGGCATGACGACGCTCTCCCAGGTCCGTGCGGCCGCGCTCGCCCTGCCCGAGACGGCGGAGGACGCGCCCGCCGGGACGGTCACGTTCACCGTGCGGGGGCGACGGTTCGCGACGGTGACGAGGACCGCCGTCGTGCAGCTCCGGCTGGGGGACGACGACGTCGCGCGGCTGCTCGCCGAGCACCCGACGGCCTCGCGGGTGACGCGCGGCGACCACCTGCTCGGCGCGGGCGTACCCCTCGCCGACCTCGACGGCCAGCAGGCCAACCACTGGGTGCGGCGCGCGTGGCTCGCCCGTGCGCCCCGGCGCCTGGCCGCGGCCCTCCTCGCGGCCGACGGCGCGGAGCCGGGGTCGGTCGGCGACCTCCCCGCCGCCATCGGTCGGCCCGCTACGCGCGCGCTCGCCGGGGCGGGCATCACCACGCTGTCCGACGTCGCCCGGCTGGGCGACGCGGACCTGCTCGCCCTGCACGGGGTCGGGCCCCGGGCCGTGCGGATCCTGCGCGACGCCGCGAACGGGTGACGAGAGGGCTATGGTGCCGATAGCATCGGCTATCGGAGGTGGCGATGGTGGAAGGGTCGTCCGTCGAGGCCGCGTTCGAGGCGTATCTCGGTGGGCTCGCGACGAGGGCGCGCGCCCTGCGGGACGAGGCGAGCGCGACGCTCGAGCGAGGTGCGCGACAGGCGGCTGAGCTCGGATGGAGCCAGCGGCGCATCGCCGCAGGCCTCGGGAGGAGTCAGCCGGAGATCAAGCGACTGCTCGACCGGTCTGCCGAGTCAGGTGCCGCGGCGCACGTCGAGGCGAGCACGGGACCGCCGACGGTGCTCGACACCGTGCTGCGGGGGAAGCGCGATGCGGTGGTCTCTGCGGCTGCTCGGCACGGAGCGGGGAACGTCCGTGTGTTCGGGTCGGTCGCGACGGGCACCGACACGCCCGAGTCGGACGTCGACCTCCTCGTCGACGTGGACGACGCGGTCGGCCTCATGGGGCTGGCCGCCCTCCAGCTCGAGCTCGAGGAGATCCTGGGTCGCGCGGTGGACGTCGTGCCGGAGCGATCGCTCCGGCCGGAGGTGCGCGCCACCGTCCAGGCGATCCCCTTGTGACGCGGACCGACGCCGACCACGCGCGTGACGCGCTCGAGCACCTCGCGATGATCGGCCACCACGTGGCCGAGGGTGGGTGGGGTCGTCAGGTCGTCGTCGACGCGGTCTGCCTGCGCCTCGCTGCGTCGATCGAGGCGGCGTCGCACCTGAGCGCGGAAGCGCGGGCGTCGGCGTTCGGTGCGACCTGGCGCGTGATCTGGGCGACGCGAAAGCGGATCGCTCACGGGTGCGCGACGGTCGACCCGCAGATCGTGCGCGCGACCGTCGAGAACGATCTCGTCGAGTACGCCGCAGCCCTGAGGAGCGTCGCGGCGAGGGGTGGCTGAGCGCTCGAACCTCGCTGGCTGAGCCTGGAACTCCGGCGCCGGGCTGCGTCTCCAGCGGGGGGTGCGAGCACGATGTGCGCGCACCTCTTGCGCATGTGCAGTTACTGCGCATAGGTTCGCTGCATGACCACGAACGCGTCGCGACACGCTCGACCTCGCCTCGACGCCGCACGCGCGGCGCTCGACGAGGCCTCGACCGCCGCGCCGGGCGAGGCGGTCGAGCCGCTGTCGCGAGCGCGCGCGCTGCTTGACGTCGCGCTCGACGAGGCGATGGCCGAGGCGCTGCTCGCCGGGTCGTCGATGCGGTCGGTCGCCGAGGCGGCCGGCGTCGCCCCCAACACGGTGCCGCCCCGCATCGCACGGACACCGGCGCTCGCGGGCTACTCCGGCCCCGACGGCCGCGTCTCCGCCGAGGGCGTCACGCGCGCCCGCTATGACCGCGAACGCGGGACACCGCCGCCCGAGCCGACGACCGCCGTCGAACCCCTGAGGTTCCGCCGCCGCACCTGACCGCCCGCCGCACCGTCCGTCCAGCAGCACGACGAAGGGAACCGCTATGCCTGACCAGACCCTCACCCACCTCGCCATGCTGCTCGACCGGTCCGGCTCGATGCAGTCGATCAAGCAGGCCACCGAGCAGGGCTTCGACCTGTTCCTCACCGAGCAGCGCGACGCGCCCGGCCGCTGCACGGTCACGCTCGCGCAGTTCGACAACGAGTTCGAGGAGGTCTACACCGACCTCGACGTGCGCGAGGTCCCCCCGCTCGACCTGCGCCCGCGCGGCATGACCGCGCTGCTCGACTCCATCGGGCGCCTCGTGCAGACGACCGCGCTGCGTATCGCTCAGCTCCCCGAGGAGCAGCGGCCCGGCGCCGTGATCGTCGGCATCATGACCGACGGCCTCGAGAACGCGTCGAAGGAGTACACGCACGCCGCGATCAAGGCGCTCGTCACCGAGCGCGAGGAGCAGTTCGGCTGGACGTTCCTCTACATGGGCGCCAACCAGGACGCGATCGAGGTCGGCGCGTCGA
This region includes:
- a CDS encoding WXG100 family type VII secretion target, which gives rise to MTAGMWGADVAGLRRLAQDVEGAAQSLTSLTANLSSVVASTGWTGRDGDGFRGAWDGMCVGALRSCAATLTDAAGALRRDADQQDSASSGDTDGAGPGGTSGGGGGGGGGGGPLAMAVPVTFTPTAPANPGGPGTTGPGDAPGEPGGEQYVLGPPTRPEIEWDEDFEYDSDDDPTWDDRTSWVEWNAKAEATRLHPGLQDAGSIYRHYLGNSGEDYEFDYAAAYANDSGVAANVDAEIASAQAGAEELIARGNTDFSMTGDASQAPNYAQTENWQKTIGGYQQWSSSDVTVVGDQATMVITVHAEDRYNFNAGQSDIASGTPDDVNGRFTELGWAQPFDSSGSVQLTVTWTVGDAGSAVVEPVTEDR
- a CDS encoding nucleotidyltransferase family protein, with amino-acid sequence MEGSSVEAAFEAYLGGLATRARALRDEASATLERGARQAAELGWSQRRIAAGLGRSQPEIKRLLDRSAESGAAAHVEASTGPPTVLDTVLRGKRDAVVSAAARHGAGNVRVFGSVATGTDTPESDVDLLVDVDDAVGLMGLAALQLELEEILGRAVDVVPERSLRPEVRATVQAIPL
- a CDS encoding chitobiase/beta-hexosaminidase C-terminal domain-containing protein; this translates as MERRTSPGGSRRRGARRFLAATVAGLTATTVLTVAPASATPTAPASASSAVVSAADATVAAEQVLTWTADNSVSDYKAFPATAEAGPATIVFENSLATGSTFGMSHTLTFDTSTPGYNHDVNLNILASPFDANGGLHEAQVTLTPGTYRYFCAIPGHGEMWGELVVTDGGGGEDTTAPSVTAQVTGEQDGDGAYVGGATVTLDATDDDSGVAGVEYDLDGAGWQAYTEPFVVDAVGAHTLQFRATDAAGNTSEAQTAQFTVVEGDVEEDTTAPTVEPMVMGQQDEDGAYVGTAAFMLHASDEGSGVASVVYAVDGGAWLPYTTTVPFTELGEHTVTFRATDVAGNVSEVGSVTFTVVADGEEDTTAPTVTAEVTGTQDDNGAFVGSATATLTATDDGSGVESVEYDLDGAGWAPYTEPVVVDEPGEHTLVYRATDVAGNVSEDTVTEFVVVADAGEDTTAPTVAHEVSGTQDESGAYVGSASVLLTATDEASGVASVEYDLDGAGWTPYTEAVVVDEPGQHTLAYRATDEAGNVSEAASVTFSVVEGDGSDTVAPTVDHRVMGGEKNEAGEYLSTVFVRLLAKDADSGVASVEYQVDGGEWTPYAKQISVRTPGAHTVTYRATDVAGNVSAPQTVSFVIAGGEEPGDTDGPVVTAGVGGSRTRDGDFVASARVTLTAVDEESGVDRIEFQANDGAWQRYAAPVAFAADGQHVVRYRAVDGVGNVTTGEVTFTVLQLVRDRCVGSDIRPTVIIGGHDSTVQNYDDGTGCTVNDHVAETDEYSTHREFVDHVSLVTEDLVWDGVLDDAERELVIAAAELSDIGRS
- a CDS encoding HepT-like ribonuclease domain-containing protein, encoding MTRTDADHARDALEHLAMIGHHVAEGGWGRQVVVDAVCLRLAASIEAASHLSAEARASAFGATWRVIWATRKRIAHGCATVDPQIVRATVENDLVEYAAALRSVAARGG